A window of Chrysoperla carnea chromosome 3, inChrCarn1.1, whole genome shotgun sequence genomic DNA:
tcgaattCATTGGAATATCTAAGAGGGGCAGCCATCCCTTCCCGTTCCCTTTCTCGACGCCATGATCGttatcttttttaaaagtaactttgatagaccttttcatttcaattacaattCATGATTGTTTCATACAGACAGTAATAAGTTAGACAAAGATACAAGATATTGGTTATTCATTTcatcacattagttttttaacaaactgtccgaaacaaaagttaatcacttttaaaaataaaagatctaTTGGCTAGGTTCATTCTTAATATTCTAGTAGACATATGCTTCATTATTTACTGGGATGTAATACACTTTGCctttattagtaaataaaaaattattatataaaagtgttATGAATTATTGTTACCCATAATAATccctttattttgattaaacatattatctaaatataacaaataaatttatatcctCATAAGCTCCCTAAATACATACATCCGACCAGGAGGCGAaacaagttattataatttcctATCATATAAAgacttaaattttctaaaaaacaaaaaaaaattgatcgatttaaaatatttattatattttattaattttaataatcagactatatttacataaaaaaaggtTGATGCAAAGGTTATCGGTTTTATTTATCaactaagtaatttttttttccacacTCTATGTTCAAAAATTCtccataatatataaaattgaatatattcacctacagataaataataatttacgttgtttttttattcgattgaATTCGTGTGTCgtgtttaaaacaaatttatttaattaaaataaatacaattgtttaaagaaagaaaatataattttattaaaaagaaatcttCTTatcagaattaaatttttaatactatagtacataatatttatttatttaatgtaacgGTATTAACTTTATACTGAGCTATTTAGCCTTGACTTACAGCTTACAATcaccaaacaaattaataattagtatcGTTTAACATTATACTATGTGAATTTAACACTTGCTACATAcctatttctttttattaaatttaatatcatctcgtttttaaattcataaaaatatagttacgttttaaaattatttataaaaaaaaaaatggatctaACAACCAATGATATTAGTTATTTTGTGGGTGTGGATGTAGGATCCGGAAGTGCCCGTGCTGCTTTAGTTACAAATGAAGGTCGTATTATTAAAACATCTGTGAAATCAATTCAAACTTGGTCACCAAAAACGGAATATTATGAACAATCATCGGATGATATTTGGGCAACTTGTGTTGCTGTTATTCAGGTATTGTTGTTAAACTCAattgttatgaaaatttataaccaAATCTTTTGATTGTATATAATTAAGCATCAAGAATGGGTaagatgaattttgaaaataaattgcattGTTCTGTTATTATCTCTTCGTagattatgataatttactttaTGGTACGAAATTCATGGGTTTTGCTTCTATTAAATAACAATGCTAATGCAAAGCTGTAACCAATTGTCTAAACGAACATCTAGATTCTAGAATATAGAAGTTTATCTTAACCCTCACCAAAAAGAGTTGAAATCAActaaaaagtgatgtttttaTAAGCAAgagaacaaaacaaaacacattTAACAATTAAcagacttaattgttgaaatattttctgtatattgaaaaatttattcttgggATAATTGTGGCAAATCTATTGAGCTTACGAACAGATGTTTGAGGAAAATGTTCGTAGCACATAGTACTGCCCGGCccaatttttctctaaaatttttaactttagaCCACTCTTTGTCTTTTCGttatttaagctttttttaGTTTCACCTATCCGTtgtttgtaatcaaatcttaCCGGTTCAATTTGGCCTACTACTCTctttttcccatcgcttccaccttatttaatatacagtgcagcgcatttaagatgaagaccccctcatattttcgttatttataagaatgtcgattttaaattttgcacaATCATACTGGGTGACagatcacattttttaagatacttcaAATCAGATCATTATACTCAGCCtactaaaaattgacaaatagggtcgattcttaatattttgcctagcgagatggttagagatatcgaaaaatgttgcttagaatatttttttatacccatagaacgattttcatgacatacataaaattcgtatttttaattttttcattattttggtatttactcaaaattattacaagtttattgaaatatttgaatacataacactagtaaattatcaatttgtccagtttttacattccatagcacactagttacaaaattaaaaaatatacttttgtaactattgtgctatggaatgtaaaaactggacaaattgataatttatttaagtttgaatatgaaataaaaaaattgaaaatgctgaatctctgaaatttttttttttaatagttattgtGCGCATAGACCTAAGTAGACCTATGTGTAAATaggatttgatattttttttacccaCCAGTCGAGTAAGCATGGCCGATAAGGTGCAAACAGGCTTAGTATTTGCCGGATTGAATCTGCAAAGCGAAGCGAAGTAGTTTGGCAATTAGGGTAGTAACGGTAATTGATTCATAAGCTATAATCGACATAgttctttaaaaacaatttaaatttttgtatatatatgtttgtttgtccACTTCTCACAACGGAATGTTTTTATATGaatcaataaaatgaatgaattatttatccCTGACACACAatggaataatttattaaaaaaataaatcaaaatattttgtataagtaaacaaataaacaagaaTTTATTCTGATAACGCCTTAGTaaccaacaaataaaaatagtttaaaatttattttacaggaTGTCATAGAAGGATGTAAGCCACAATTAATAAAGGGAATTGGATTTGATGCAACATGTTCATTGGTAGCACTAGATGAAAATGGATCACCCTTAAGTATAAGCCCTACAGGTAATTAAAGCATGTGGCGTAGTATAGCGTATAAAAAATGTAACGTTCGAACAATACAGTGATATATAAAACAAGCCTTGGGGTGGGACTTCTGCGACTCTTGAGGCCCAcgcgaataacttcccagtataataaaaagttataaacaaaaaatcaataaataaaaacaaaaactcgaCCTACTCAAATCGACTCAACCGAATGTTACGAGTCACCACAACGAAGTCGataccattttttgttcgcgcgatatcgatcgGGAGAAAATGACTACGTGCGTAGGACACGCACATACTTcttggtgttaatgccttgtcctgcCAATAAAACgcaaatatatgttgaaaatttcgatttcgaaaatcagaCCCATTACAACTtcttatactgggaagttaacaatattttaagcaGAACATTCCTGAGAACTTTTTTTATCCTTTGCACCATTAACGAGATAATCCTAAATTAATTTGTTCCTAGCATGAAATTTTTAGTCTATGACTCGGAATTTAATTTGACTCATCAACGAATTGATTGTCCAGATTCGATAACTACAACATCGGACACCCTATTTTAGCTTAGAAGCAAAGTATTTGATTTAACAATCATCCTATTTTTAGGAAACaatgaacaaaatataattttatggatggatCATCGAGCTTCTGAAGAAGCTGATTATATCAATTCATTTAATCACTCAATATTACGTTACGTTGGTGGTAAAGTATCCTTAGAAATGGAAATTCCAAAATTACTATGGTTGAAGAAAAATCAACAGGATAATTGGCATAAATATCGTTACTTTTTTGATTTACCTGATTTTCTAACGTGGAAAGCCACAAATGCTGATTCTAGGTAACAAATTACGTTTTTTTAGAGAGTTGCGTACCCATGCAAGAGTTCTTTACAGTTGCAAGAATCTTTAACAGTTGCAAGCACTTTATATTTCTTGCATCTACCAGTTTCGATATCAAAACCAGAttcattttgatatataaatttaaaatgagtaTACCAACTTACAttgatatgaaaaatatacCCATCTCAGTCAATCTTAGTTAGAATTACCTTATAGACATCCTTACTAACAGTAAATGCACTAACATAAACTTTACAAAACAATAGCCTTTTGTTCTTTAAGAATAAATAGGTTGGATATAAACATTTCTAGTGATTAATCATTACATGTAgattacaaaacacaaaattatttttcataaaaaataaggattataattatttttataataaaattaggcATTCATCCACATGGAAGCAAACACTAACCAGAAAGTATTGAAAGTATTACGTCACGACATGATAAACGCTATGTAAACAAcattacattttatacattacaTAACATTTTATAACTGCTTGCATTTTATAACCttgcatacaaaaaaattattgtatgccaagtcgtgatgtcattcaagacgccatggcATTCTACATTGTTTTCGAAGTGCACGTGCACCCTCCTGCACTCCCATCCGGCTCTTATGCATTGAGTTAGAATTTACACTTTGTCGATAGCAATTTTTGGTTCAGTTGGTAATGATACACActggtttaataaaattactagtTTGAGTACTGAACCCTGTATTCTTTATATCTAAACTGAgttcatgtaaaaaaattccaaaactaGGTCGCTATGTTCGCTTGTATGCAAATGGAATTACGTAATTGGTGTCGACGAGAAAGAAGGGTGGAATGAAAGTTATTTAGTAGAAATAGGCCTCGgagatttattacaaaataattgtgaaaaaattggaaaaactgtACTAATGCCAGGAACACCTTGTGGTAAAGGTTTGACAGAAAATGTTGCTCAAATATTGGGTTTGTTACCTGGAACACCGGTAGGTGCCTCAATTATTGACGCCCATGCTGGTGGACTTGGAATGATTGGTTGTTCAACGGAAGGGGtttcaaatgattttgaaaCACGTTTAGGTTTAATTTGTGGCACATCAACATGCCATATGGCAGTCAGTCGTAATCCTGCATTTGCGCCAGGTATCTGGGGGCCATATTATAGTGCTATGGTACCGGGTATGTGGTTAAACGAAGGAGGTCAAAGTGCAACTGGGAAATTAATTGATCATATCATCGATTCACACCCAGcgaaaaaagatattcaaaagaaattaaCTAATGGCATGTAAGAATTAATCCAAAATTTGTGGAAAtgctaagaaaattattttataatctattttaGGCATATACAAACATacctttcaaatttattaaaggaaCTCACggaaacaaagaaaattaaaagtatggCATATTTAACTAAAGATGTACATGTTTGGCCAGATTTTCATGGGAATCGATCACCTTTAGCAGAGCCAACATTACGTGGAATGGTAaaccgaaaaattaaaagtaatccTTTTATTTCCTCTtacacaaactttttttttcagatttctgGCTTGAGTTTATCTACCAGCGAAGAAGATTTAGCCATTCTTTATTTAGCCACAATCCAAGCTTTAGCGGtaagttaataaatttcttGAGGTTAATGACTGCATATATTGCAATATACTGACTCACAGGCAGACTAAGTAAAATTATATGCGTCTCGGGTGGCAGGCTTTAAAGTTGACCAACAAAAAATGCACAAACAAAATGCGTAACAGAATACCCTATAATTTGTCAGTAAATTTTCAGTGGCTTCTAATAGTAAATCAAACGATCAAATAAACCTGTTTTACGAAacttttgggtaaaaattaccttggaagaaatatttttattcaaattgttaaCACTAGGTCTTTTCGCCACTCAAATAGTGAGCatgaaatagaaaaaacttcCATCAGTTTCCAaaagtttctttaaatataatgatTCACTTTTCTGTTGTGTGGACTCTGTGGGCGCTCATCTGTATCATTGGATCTTTGCCAATCCAAAACATGACTTTGTAGCCAgcctaattttaattaaagtttttcatgcaaaatttttcttttcagtatGGAACCAAACACATTTTAGACACACTTCTACATTCCGGCTACACAGATAttcattcaatattaatttgtggtGGTCTAAGTAAAAATCCAATATTTATACAAACTCAAGCTGACGTTGTTCGAATGCCAGTACTGTGCCCGCATGAAACGGAATCAGTATTGTTAGGAGCCGCTATTTTAGGTGCATGTGCCGCACAACAGTTTGCATCGGTTCATGAAGCTATCAAAATTATGGGTGGTAATGCAGATATTGTACGACCAAATGAAGAAGTTGCCAAATATCAtgctaataaatataaagtgtTCTTGAAAATGGTGCAAAATCAAAAGACTTATCGAGAAATTAtgtcaaattaaagttttaagaatttcttttttattaaatggcataaattttataacttgtataataaataaataaagaacaacatataaatataatcactTCTGTAATATTATTGCCTATATTTCtttgataaatgaatttttatccattatagttaataaatttagtaCCTCTGTCAGCTTTTATCAGAGCAAATTCCGAATTCATTACTTCAAGCATAGTTTTCCATTTGAGTAGTTGAGAATCGTATACAGACCGTAAGATCATGAGAGGCCAAGGTGCTGCAATATTATCATTTAGTCTTTCGACGAGACTGGAGAAATACCAGACAAATTTTCGAGGTTTACGTTTTAAAGATTAGTTTTTCAGTTTTCAAAACAACTACGATTTTTTTGGTTCTGTCAATGTTTTCTAAGCAAATAAGGCAATTTTCACCTACTTCTAAATTGTATCAAGGGAAAATCGTGGGgtctacaaaaaatattagtataaGCTCTGCGAATGCCAGAGTAATAAGGATCTGCAAAatagaaaactaatttttcgatatattatcCACGCAGTCCGCtaccaaattttttgttctttttttctcaAGTTCAAAAGGgtttatctttaattttcatgtaaaagaggtaaaaaatttctaactcAATTCTTTGAAGGCGTCTTTAACTCATCGTCGTTAATCATAAGTGATCGCTCATGATCAATCGTATTCACTAATTTTGGATTCCCTATCACGGACAGACTAATAGTTCTCCTATTTGGAAAATTAGTAGCCCTAGAaaccgtgacagtaaaactgcacttacacgaATTTAGAAATTTCGCATATAAATCAATACGATTTAACGGTaagtacaatatggactaggtgtgccaAGGTTTATCCTGGCAAAaggatttctttattttttactgatGTGGCAGATTTTTTGGTCAAGTTTTGGGGTGTCACATcgagatatttcgaaagtagaattcaaaacgaacaaatttaaaaaagggtAATTCCGCgataagggtaaaattttattggctttgGCCACGATAAGAGCTTTCAcaccaaattttcttgaaaatagataaaatttgcaataaaatggtctcttacaaattaatttccatgaaagtgcaaagtactagtaattattaaaaatataaaaaatatttctactaggataaaccctggcacacctaatccatattgtacctatatataaatagcattgattcatatgcgaaatttcgaaatccgtgtaagtgcaattttactgtcacgggctcccCGCTTATGGGTACGGTATCCTCTTAAAAGTTATATATCGCTCTAAACTAAACATATTTCCATGACAACACTGAAATttctcataaatattattttgtattatcaataaaacttttactcCATAATTCTGTGtttatattaaatcaataacTTGTACTttacgtaaataaataaacaggtGTTTTAATCTAAACAATCTTGAAAATAATTACgctcaaatttttattgaagaaatttCTCAAGTAGTAAAATAATGTCCGAACTTGATGTTTTCGAAGACCTTCCATATGATGACGAAGTATATAATGAAGAAGAAGGACGTTCTGATATTCTTTTCGAAGAAGAACAACAAGAAATTTACGATACTAATGATTTTATATCAGGTCCATATATATCAGAGGATACTGAAATaccagaaaatattttagaatttaagtaaatatttttggttattttttattttttaaatgtctaacttattttttaaattaaatgtttttagcCATTCGTTTGGGTATGATTGtaaacgattttttaatttaatttgtccTGAAgacaatgttttaatttatgcttctggtaattttataactttttttgatgTTGAAGAAAATTTAGTTTGGTTTCGTCGAAGTGCGTTTGGTGAAGGCATTGGTCATATTTGtgtaagatttaattttttacggtACATATTTGAAAACTTTCTTCTAAGGTTTGCACGCTAAAAACAGGTAAATTATTAAGCCGGGCTAACTAAATCAGATTTATAATTCGGAATAGCCAAAGTGTAAATGTCGCCTTTAAATTCAGATAGGGTAACTTTAGCAATAAACAGAACGTTGTAAATTCGCACCCTTTGAGAGGCGCGAATAACCGAAAGAGCTCGAGGATAAGCTTCTTCAATAAGACTTATCCAATTAATTTTCCACGGCAAAGTTGCACTCGTCTTCTTGCTTTCATTCGAATTATCCTCGAGCTCTTTCGTTAATTCACGCCTCTCAAAGGGTGCGAATTTACCTCTGTTCTGCCACAGCTATACATTTTACCATCTGTATAAAAGGacccaaaatgtttttttaccgAATTGTAAACTCTAAggaaaagaaattaatttttatttagaaaaatccaAATCCAAATTATCCACATGTTGCTGTAGCCGAAAATGGTGTAGCACcaccaattataatttatgagtggccaagttttgaaatttttggattattaaaAGGTGGATCAGCTCGACGATACAGTCATTTAGCTTACAGGTATAGGGATGTAATATTTTTCGTCCaacatatattacaataatattaataaattcttttagtCCTGATGGTGAATTATTATGTTCCCAAGGCGGTGAACCAGATTATTTGATAA
This region includes:
- the LOC123294894 gene encoding FGGY carbohydrate kinase domain-containing protein gives rise to the protein MDLTTNDISYFVGVDVGSGSARAALVTNEGRIIKTSVKSIQTWSPKTEYYEQSSDDIWATCVAVIQDVIEGCKPQLIKGIGFDATCSLVALDENGSPLSISPTGNNEQNIILWMDHRASEEADYINSFNHSILRYVGGKVSLEMEIPKLLWLKKNQQDNWHKYRYFFDLPDFLTWKATNADSRSLCSLVCKWNYVIGVDEKEGWNESYLVEIGLGDLLQNNCEKIGKTVLMPGTPCGKGLTENVAQILGLLPGTPVGASIIDAHAGGLGMIGCSTEGVSNDFETRLGLICGTSTCHMAVSRNPAFAPGIWGPYYSAMVPGMWLNEGGQSATGKLIDHIIDSHPAKKDIQKKLTNGMHIQTYLSNLLKELTETKKIKSMAYLTKDVHVWPDFHGNRSPLAEPTLRGMISGLSLSTSEEDLAILYLATIQALAYGTKHILDTLLHSGYTDIHSILICGGLSKNPIFIQTQADVVRMPVLCPHETESVLLGAAILGACAAQQFASVHEAIKIMGGNADIVRPNEEVAKYHANKYKVFLKMVQNQKTYREIMSN